One region of Bactrocera neohumeralis isolate Rockhampton chromosome 5, APGP_CSIRO_Bneo_wtdbg2-racon-allhic-juicebox.fasta_v2, whole genome shotgun sequence genomic DNA includes:
- the LOC126760046 gene encoding uncharacterized protein LOC126760046, with protein sequence MLLGVLTLDRSTWIAQKSQTLLFTLLIFYMTTRSDANPVSIPEINGKSGKNIAVSSSNPALLIKPSPQDAQLNSLNAYATNYGHFAAQFSNNAAQGGNTNVHADSSTTSNTNTNHFKASFKLPEVENNFTPIQTYNNGNSMPHAAPLTAIAASPNVNSIANNNAPQATPVLMQYLPHVMPETGVQYLQLIPTRPLIVPVSPYLNGNAPPAAAQNAVNAAAHALHPPLAAAINAAPMDYGVRSPPILAAEPINSQQHAAATAALIDMSQHAAPPPYGIHTYANALQPYRSSYRINREVKGKNFPSTLSLNMNEYIPGPNETLRPLYMRGRP encoded by the coding sequence ATGCTGCTTGGCGTGCTCACCTTGGATAGATCCACATGGATCGCACAAAAAAGCCAGACACTACTATTCACGCTCTTAATATTCTACATGACAACACGGTCAGATGCGAATCCTGTCTCCATACCGGAAATAAATGGCAAATCTGGTAAAAATATTGCCGTTTCATCTTCAAATCCCGCATTGCTGATCAAGCCGAGCCCACAGGACGCCCAATTGAACTCGTTAAATGCCTATGCCACCAACTACGGACACTTTGCTGCACAATTCTCTAACAATGCCGCGCAAGGTGGCAACACTAACGTGCACGCAGACAGCAGCACGACCAGCAACACAAATACCAACCACTTTAAGGCATCTTTCAAATTGCCCGAGGTCGAGAATAATTTTACAccaatacaaacatataataaCGGTAATAGCATGCCGCATGCGGCGCCTTTAACCGCAATTGCCGCGTCGCCGAATGTCAACAGCATTGCCAACAATAACGCACCACAAGCCACACCCGTTCTAATGCAGTACCTGCCACACGTAATGCCGGAAACAGGCGTACAATATCTGCAATTGATACCGACGCGTCCGCTTATTGTGCCCGTAAGTCCGTACTTAAACGGCAATGCGCCGCCCGCGGCAGCACAAAATGCCGTCAATGCTGCAGCGCATGCGCTACACCCACCATTGGCGGCCGCCATCAATGCTGCACCAATGGACTATGGCGTCCGTTCACCGCCCATATTGGCAGCCGAGCCCATTAATAGTCAACAGCATGCTGCCGCGACTGCCGCTTTGATAGATATGTCGCAGCATGCAGCGCCGCCGCCATacggtatacatacatacgcgaATGCCTTACAGCCGTATCGCAGCAGCTATCGCATAAATCGTGAAGTGAAGGGTAAGAATTTTCCCAGCACATTGTCACTCAATATGAACGAATACATACCGGGCCCCAATGAGACACTGCGACCGCTGTATATGCGCGGCAGACCGTGA
- the LOC126760670 gene encoding kelch-like protein 17 isoform X1, with translation MATSCIQRPALQSDSSALNRFMEKLMAKIFRFYDEQSLIDVTFKVSNPTALVPAHRLILAAASPYFENIFNSDQGNNPIIEINDVDSDIFERLTTFCYTGQALITVNNVGAMLKAAILLQLDDAITRCVEYLMANISEYTLHDAYMLERETRCQLLKQKFIDYETRNFMEISQSDEFLNFDVERFKYILESDNLNITREEDAFDAINRWFNYDVPAREEQLPLLIACLRLTQFDADFLLRRIRPLPGCELLAFKAFSWISKPEARTNINMRFTEPRGVSAANCGEKTLLALCCVETWTNSKLLQYNKTEDKLQEYASINFNYQFHRTILKDDNILFTGGENKDDETTSNIVRSWNIRNKTWQYLPAMKQARNSHSVVELNGKIYAIGGFDGEKLLSSVERYTTSDGWEFVSSLNVGRYGASTVALNGKIYVIGGVKDYFSLLKSVECYNPDSNTWTSCANMREYKHSPGVAAHKGHIYVVGCFPANGTVERYDPQRNTWSQICSLNVGQSITSCVSLENKLWAIFSSGNKISVSVYDEENDRWEQKCASPGTNVISCFVVPVALLTSIE, from the exons ATGGCCACGAGTTGTATTCAAAGACCTGCTCTTCAGAGCGATTCCAGTGCTCTGAACCGCTTCATGGAAAAATTAATGGCGAAAATATTTAGGTTCTACGATGAACAGTCTCTAATCGATGTGACATTTAAAGTTTCAAATCCAACGGCTCT TGTACCCGCGCATCGTTTGATACTCGCAGCAGCGAGTCCTTACTTcgagaatattttcaatagcGATCAAGGCAATAATCCTATCATCGAGATAAATGATGTAGACAGCGATATTTTTGAACGTCTAACAACCTTTTGTTACACCGGCCAGGCGCTGATTACCGTTAACAATGTCGGTGCCATGCTGAAAGCGGCAATCCTATTACAATTGGACGATGCCATAACAAGGTGTGTGGAGTACCTTATGGCAAATATAAGTGAATACACATTACACGATGCTTATATGCTTGAGCGAGAAACCCGATGTCAGCTTCTTAAGCAGAAATTCATTGACTACGAAACAAGGAATTTCATGGAG ATCAGCCAAAGCGATGAGTTTCTGAATTTTGATGTTGAaagatttaaatatattctGGAATCTGACAATTTGAATATAACACGTGAGGAAGATGCTTTCGATGCCATAAACCGTTGGTTCAACTACGACGTTCCTGCGCGTGAAGAACAACTGCCGCTTTTAATAGCTTGTCTCCGGCTTACTCAATTCGATGCGGACTTTCTGTTGAGACGCATACGGCCGTTACCAGGCTGTGAGTTGCTGGCCTTCAAGGCGTTTTCGTGGATCAGTAAGCCGGAAGCACGAACAAACATAAACATGCGATTTACAGAACCACGTGGGGTCAGCGCAGCAAATTGTGGTGAGAAAACATTGCTCGCACTTTGTTGTGTGGAAACATGG aCGAATTCCAAGCTGCTGCAGTATAACAAAACTGAGGATAAGTTGCAGGAATATGCGagtataaatttcaattaccaATTTCATAGAACTATTTTAAAGGatgataatatattatttactgGCGGTGAAAACAAAGATGATGAAACAACATCCAACATCGTCCGCAGCTGGAATATACGGAATAAGACATGGCAATATTTGCCCGCCATGAAACAAGCAAGAAACTCGCACAGCGTTGTTGAATTAAATGGTAAAATATACGCAATTGGTGGTTTTGATGGGGAAAAGCTTCTGTCGTCGGTGGAAAG ATATACGACTTCTGATGGTTGGGAGTTCGTGAGCAGCTTAAATGTTGGACGATATGGCGCCAGTACAGTGGCTTTGAATGGAAAAATCTACGTAATAGGCGGTGTAAAGGACTACTTTAGCTTATTAAAATCCGTCGAATGCTACAACCCGGATTCGAATACTTGGACTTCGTGCGCGAATATGAGAGAATATAAGCATTCACCTGGT GTAGCTGCACATAAAGGTCACATTTATGTTGTTGGCTGTTTCCCTGCAAACGGTACAGTTGAACGGTACGACCCTCAACGGAACACATGGTCACAG ATTTGCTCTTTAAATGTTGGCCAAAGTATTACATCTTGCGTATCGCTAGAAAATAAACTATGGGCTATTTTCTCCTCCGGTAACAAAATATCTGTATCAGTCTATGACGAGGAAAATGACCGTTGGGAACAAAAGTGCGCATCACCCGGAACTAATGTTATTTCCTGTTTTGTTGTGCCAGTAGCCTTACTGACGTCGATTGAATAa
- the LOC126760672 gene encoding kelch-like protein 28, protein MASSSTQTLALQTDSSKQNRFMEKLMAKIVRLYGEKSLIDVTFKVSNPTAHVPAHRLILAAASPYFENRFKGNKGNNPIIEINDVDSDIFKHLITFCYTGQALITVNNVGAMLKAAILLQLDDALGSCVDFLMANIDEYTIQGAYTLEDETKCELLKQKIVEYEIKNFMRKYPSETMQHFLKYMRFTEPRGNYGEKTLLAVCSEINPKVLQYNKAENMWLKYARIKFDYHQFRTILKDDNLLFIGGSKDYAAVDIVRSWNIRNKTWQDLPVMKQPRRSHCVVELDSKIYAIGGRSLLHNKVTSTVERYTTSDGWEYVNDMNNERYDASAVTLNGDIYIIGGSISSDRNTLKSVECYNPDSNTWTSCADMIKPRSLHIAAVHNGHIYVLSNSGVERYDPQQDTWSQICSLNVGHGYKACVSLDNKLWVIGVDGVSVYDEENDRWEQKCASPGTDVISCFVVPVALLTSNE, encoded by the exons ATGGCCTCAAGTTCTACCCAAACACTTGCTCTCCAGACCGATTCCAGTAAGCAGAACCGCTTCATGGAGAAATTAATGGCGAAAATAGTTAGGTTGTACGGCGAAAAGTCTCTAATCGATGTGACATTTAAAGTTTCAAACCCAACGGCTCA TGTACCCGCGCATCGTTTGATACTCGCAGCAGCGAGTCCCTACTTCGAGAACCGTTTTAAAGGCAATAAAGGCAATAATCCTATCATCGAGATAAATGATGTAGATAGCGATATTTTTAAGCATCTAATAACCTTTTGTTACACCGGACAGGCCCTTATTACCGTTAACAATGTCGGTGCCATGCTGAAGGCAGCAATCCTGTTACAATTGGACGATGCCTTAGGCAGTTGTGTGGACTTCCTTATGGCAAATATAGATGAATACACTATACAGGGGGCTTATACGCTAGAGGATGAAACGAAATGCGAacttctaaaacaaaaaatcgtcGAATacgaaataaagaatttcatgaGG AAATACCCAAGCGAAACAATGCAACATTTTCTGAAATATATGCGATTCACAGAACCTCGTGGAAATTATGGTGAGAAAACATTGCTGGCAGTTTGCTCGGAG aTTAATCCCAAGGTGCTGCAATATAACAAAGCTGAGAATATGTGGCTGAAATATGCGAGAATAAAATTCGATTACCATCAGTTTAGGACAATTTTAAAGGATGATAACTTATTATTTATTGGCGGAAGTAAAGATTATGCAGCAGTCGACATCGTCCGCAGCTGGAATATACGAAATAAGACATGGCAAGATTTGCCCGTCATGAAACAACCAAGACGCTCACACTGCGTTGTCGAATTAGATAGTAAAATCTACGCGATTGGTGGACGATCTCTTCTGCATAATAAGGTTACGTCGACGGTGGAAAG ATACACGACTTCCGATGGTTGGGAGTACGTGAACGACATGAATAATGAACGATATGACGCCAGTGCAGTGACTTTGAATGGTGATATCTACATAATTGGCGGTAGTATTAGTAGCGACCGTAACACCTTAAAATCCGTCGAATGCTACAACCCGGATTCGAATACTTGGACTTCTTGCGCGGATATGATTAAACCGCGCAGTTTACATATT GCAGCTGTTCATAATGGTCACATTTATGTTTTAAGCAATAGCGGTGTTGAACGATACGATCCTCAGCAGGACACATGGTCACAG ATTTGCTCTTTGAATGTTGGCCATGGTTATAAAGCTTGCGTATCGCTAGATAATAAACTATGGGTTATTGGTGTCGATGGTGTATCAGTCTATGACGAGGAAAATGACCGTTGGGAACAAAAGTGCGCATCACCCGGAACTGATGTTATTTCCTGTTTTGTTGTGCCAGTAGCCTTACTGACGTCGAATGAATAa
- the LOC126758268 gene encoding loricrin yields the protein MKFFVFYGAAAVLLAINACASASSKAEPRISVAVKPKREAPLSSGYHGPSYKYLPPAPATVGISAGGYNGYSSHGSSSAGFGVSGSSGLGYDFAHSSAPKVETYIVQTEPAHSVHSSGSNGYSSGSSNSHHYTTHGGASIGGGYRYSSGAPHFATGGASLLGHSGVSGGGGNYKYHTKARPHVQTLIIPANTLAHGASGGNSVSHSSGFGGAHALHSSSGSFGSGGYQYAPTFGSSLHSSGGFAGGHSNGGAAFGGHSSGSLGAHGGHSVTYNAQQGYNYNGNGGISGAAFALGHSAHGAQLGHGGSGGATVSFSNQDGYSSQEYAHSAPSIPSTSYGVPVGPAVSSYHGAGDAGSAYHSSADETPAYAVGHKGLGHFSFSASKPHALNTNFISSSSSGHSEHSGRAPFKPSTLLGTTYEVSGPAAQYLPPTSPGYEYQSHSVLQGGTAGGAAGHINEPDSAYLPPVSTPGGSYLPPQH from the exons ATGAAGTTCTTT GTTTTCTACGGCGCCGCCGCGGTGCTATTGGCGATCAACGCCTGCGCCTCCGCTTCATCAAAAGCTGAGCCGCGCATTAGTGTCGCAGTAAAGCCGAAACGTGAAGCGCCTCTTTCCAGCGGCTATCATGGTCCATCGTACAAGTACTTGCCGCCAGCACCTGCCACAGTCGGCATCAGCGCCGGCGGCTACAATGGTTACAGCAGTCATGGCAGCAGTTCAGCTGGTTTCGGTGTGAGCGGTAGCTCTGGCTTAGGTTATGACTTTGCGCACTCGAGCGCGCCGAAAGTTGAGACATACATTGTGCAAACAGAGCCCGCGCATAGCGTAcacagcagcggcagcaacgGATACAGTagtggcagcagcaacagtCATCACTATACTACTCATGGTGGCGCGAGCATCGGTGGTGGATATCGTTACAGCAGCGGCGCGCCACACTTCGCTACTGGTGGTGCATCCTTGCTGGGTCATAGTGGCGTTAGCGGCGGTGGCGGCAACTACAAGTACCACACCAAAGCGCGTCCACATGTGCAAACATTGATAATACCGGCCAATACATTAGCGCATGGCGCAAGTGGCGGCAACAGCGTCAGTCATAGCAGTGGTTTTGGCGGTGCGCACGCATTGCATTCCAGCAGTGGCAGTTTTGGCAGCGGTGGCTATCAGTACGCACCTACTTTTGGCAGCTCATTGCATTCATCTGGTGGTTTTGCTGGCGGTCATTCTAATGGCGGCGCCGCTTTCGGTGGTCACTCGAGCGGCAGTCTGGGCGCACATGGCGGCCATTCAGTTACTTACAATGCACAGCAAGGTTACAATTATAACGGTAACGGTGGTATTAGCGGCGCCGCATTTGCTTTGGGACACAGCGCTCATGGCGCTCAACTTGGTCATGGCGGTAGTGGCGGCGCAACAGTTTCGTTTAGCAATCAGGATGGTTATAGTAGCCAAGAATATGCGCATAGTGCGCCCAGCATACCATCGACAAGTTATGGCGTACCAGTTGGTCCAGCAGTGTCGTCATATCACGGCGCTGGTGATGCAGGCAGCGCATATCATAGCAGCGCCGACGAAACACCCGCCTATGCGGTGGGCCATAAGGGATTGGGACATTTTAGCTTCAGCGCCAGCAAACCGCATGCTTTGAATACCAATTTTATCTCTTCCAGCAGTTCCGGTCACAGCGAACACAGTGGAAGAGCACCATTTAAGCCATCCACCCTTTTGGGCACCACTTATGAGGTCTCCGGTCCGGCCGCTCAATATTTGCCACCTACCTCACCTGGTTACGAGTATCAATCGCATTCTGTGCTACAAGGCGGCACAGCTGGCGGTGCAGCCGGGCATATAAATGAACCGGATTCGGCATACTTGCCACCAGTTTCAACACCTGGCGGTAGCTATTTGCCTCCTCAACATTAA
- the LOC126760670 gene encoding kelch-like protein 17 isoform X2 produces MATSCIQRPALQSDSSALNRFMEKLMAKIFRFYDEQSLIDVTFKVSNPTALVPAHRLILAAASPYFENIFNSDQGNNPIIEINDVDSDIFERLTTFCYTGQALITVNNVGAMLKAAILLQLDDAITRCVEYLMANISEYTLHDAYMLERETRCQLLKQKFIDYETRNFMEISQSDEFLNFDVERFKYILESDNLNITREEDAFDAINRWFNYDVPAREEQLPLLIACLRLTQFDADFLLRRIRPLPGCELLAFKAFSWISKPEARTNINMRFTEPRGVSAANCGEKTLLALCCVETWTNSKLLQYNKTEDKLQEYANDETTSNIVRSWNIRNKTWQYLPAMKQARNSHSVVELNGKIYAIGGFDGEKLLSSVERYTTSDGWEFVSSLNVGRYGASTVALNGKIYVIGGVKDYFSLLKSVECYNPDSNTWTSCANMREYKHSPGVAAHKGHIYVVGCFPANGTVERYDPQRNTWSQICSLNVGQSITSCVSLENKLWAIFSSGNKISVSVYDEENDRWEQKCASPGTNVISCFVVPVALLTSIE; encoded by the exons ATGGCCACGAGTTGTATTCAAAGACCTGCTCTTCAGAGCGATTCCAGTGCTCTGAACCGCTTCATGGAAAAATTAATGGCGAAAATATTTAGGTTCTACGATGAACAGTCTCTAATCGATGTGACATTTAAAGTTTCAAATCCAACGGCTCT TGTACCCGCGCATCGTTTGATACTCGCAGCAGCGAGTCCTTACTTcgagaatattttcaatagcGATCAAGGCAATAATCCTATCATCGAGATAAATGATGTAGACAGCGATATTTTTGAACGTCTAACAACCTTTTGTTACACCGGCCAGGCGCTGATTACCGTTAACAATGTCGGTGCCATGCTGAAAGCGGCAATCCTATTACAATTGGACGATGCCATAACAAGGTGTGTGGAGTACCTTATGGCAAATATAAGTGAATACACATTACACGATGCTTATATGCTTGAGCGAGAAACCCGATGTCAGCTTCTTAAGCAGAAATTCATTGACTACGAAACAAGGAATTTCATGGAG ATCAGCCAAAGCGATGAGTTTCTGAATTTTGATGTTGAaagatttaaatatattctGGAATCTGACAATTTGAATATAACACGTGAGGAAGATGCTTTCGATGCCATAAACCGTTGGTTCAACTACGACGTTCCTGCGCGTGAAGAACAACTGCCGCTTTTAATAGCTTGTCTCCGGCTTACTCAATTCGATGCGGACTTTCTGTTGAGACGCATACGGCCGTTACCAGGCTGTGAGTTGCTGGCCTTCAAGGCGTTTTCGTGGATCAGTAAGCCGGAAGCACGAACAAACATAAACATGCGATTTACAGAACCACGTGGGGTCAGCGCAGCAAATTGTGGTGAGAAAACATTGCTCGCACTTTGTTGTGTGGAAACATGG aCGAATTCCAAGCTGCTGCAGTATAACAAAACTGAGGATAAGTTGCAGGAATATGCGa ATGATGAAACAACATCCAACATCGTCCGCAGCTGGAATATACGGAATAAGACATGGCAATATTTGCCCGCCATGAAACAAGCAAGAAACTCGCACAGCGTTGTTGAATTAAATGGTAAAATATACGCAATTGGTGGTTTTGATGGGGAAAAGCTTCTGTCGTCGGTGGAAAG ATATACGACTTCTGATGGTTGGGAGTTCGTGAGCAGCTTAAATGTTGGACGATATGGCGCCAGTACAGTGGCTTTGAATGGAAAAATCTACGTAATAGGCGGTGTAAAGGACTACTTTAGCTTATTAAAATCCGTCGAATGCTACAACCCGGATTCGAATACTTGGACTTCGTGCGCGAATATGAGAGAATATAAGCATTCACCTGGT GTAGCTGCACATAAAGGTCACATTTATGTTGTTGGCTGTTTCCCTGCAAACGGTACAGTTGAACGGTACGACCCTCAACGGAACACATGGTCACAG ATTTGCTCTTTAAATGTTGGCCAAAGTATTACATCTTGCGTATCGCTAGAAAATAAACTATGGGCTATTTTCTCCTCCGGTAACAAAATATCTGTATCAGTCTATGACGAGGAAAATGACCGTTGGGAACAAAAGTGCGCATCACCCGGAACTAATGTTATTTCCTGTTTTGTTGTGCCAGTAGCCTTACTGACGTCGATTGAATAa